The following are encoded together in the Myxococcota bacterium genome:
- a CDS encoding sigma-70 family RNA polymerase sigma factor: protein MARTGPEATRTDAELIRDAQANDHLAFEILVRRYSERAYRAAFRVVRDQQAAEEVLQEALIKAYRALPRFEERSSFYTWLYRITVNLALDRRRRGKRAPAVEWDDAIAQEIDPRAVMMEPTSPETASRRLEVREVVAEGIQHLPDGQREVLLLREVDGLSYEEIAETMQISKGTVMSRLHYARKKMMAFLVARGVEPEDVV, encoded by the coding sequence TTGGCTAGGACCGGCCCGGAGGCCACGCGGACGGATGCGGAGCTGATCCGCGACGCGCAGGCCAACGATCACCTGGCTTTCGAGATCCTGGTCCGCCGGTACTCCGAGCGCGCCTACCGCGCAGCTTTCCGTGTGGTCAGGGACCAGCAGGCCGCCGAGGAGGTCCTCCAGGAGGCTCTGATCAAGGCCTACCGGGCGCTGCCCCGCTTCGAGGAGCGCTCGTCGTTCTACACCTGGCTCTACCGGATCACGGTCAACCTGGCGCTCGACCGGCGCCGCCGCGGCAAGCGCGCGCCGGCGGTCGAGTGGGACGACGCGATCGCGCAGGAGATCGACCCGCGCGCCGTGATGATGGAGCCGACCAGCCCCGAGACGGCGTCGCGCCGGCTCGAGGTGCGCGAGGTGGTGGCCGAGGGCATCCAGCATCTGCCCGACGGCCAGCGCGAGGTCCTGTTGCTGCGCGAGGTCGACGGTCTCTCCTACGAGGAGATCGCCGAGACCATGCAGATCTCCAAGGGAACAGTCATGAGCCGGTTACACTACGCACGCAAGAAGATGATGGCTTTCCTCGTCGCGCGAGGAGTGGAGCCCGAGGACGTGGTTTGA